A genomic segment from Candidatus Viadribacter manganicus encodes:
- a CDS encoding ribonuclease E/G, whose protein sequence is MSEALETWIDAAIGETREALVRDGKPIALRIARDSDEGRRARWGELYCARVRELDRRRRGAFLDLGLHDQHGFLPLGDDGRARMRKDRVNLREGQGVIVSVTREAARGKNPVVDLTEVDHDGEEPHRIGRHDTDADLLLAKSAADAQVRGKLDAAIEDALARTTPIPGGGVLTIDAVTALVAIDVDAGGRQGSGDPERFALDLNIAAAHEAARQIRLRNLGGIIAIDFVSLRAKSHVKQLEDVVRGAFVGDPWSVQFGGLSRFGVYELARAQLRTPLHEQVRDHDGRLSVETVALTALRAIEREGRSQTGRQIACTLAPEVKAWLDTAEIDWRAQLSNRIGMRWSIDAAPREAFWPRDKIDARAL, encoded by the coding sequence ATGAGCGAAGCACTTGAAACTTGGATTGACGCCGCCATCGGCGAGACGCGCGAGGCATTGGTGCGCGACGGCAAACCGATCGCGCTGCGGATCGCACGCGACAGCGACGAAGGACGTCGCGCCCGTTGGGGGGAGCTTTACTGCGCCCGCGTGCGCGAGTTGGATCGGCGTCGTCGGGGCGCCTTTCTAGACCTGGGCTTGCATGACCAGCACGGCTTCTTGCCTCTCGGCGATGATGGCCGCGCACGGATGCGCAAGGATCGCGTCAACCTGCGCGAAGGCCAGGGTGTCATTGTGAGCGTCACGAGAGAGGCGGCGCGCGGCAAGAACCCTGTCGTCGATCTCACTGAGGTCGACCACGACGGTGAGGAGCCGCACCGCATTGGCCGTCATGACACCGACGCGGACTTGCTGCTCGCCAAGTCGGCGGCCGATGCCCAGGTACGCGGCAAGCTTGACGCCGCCATCGAGGACGCCTTGGCGAGGACGACGCCGATACCGGGCGGCGGCGTGCTCACCATAGATGCGGTGACCGCCCTCGTGGCGATCGATGTTGATGCTGGCGGGCGTCAAGGTAGCGGTGATCCCGAGCGCTTTGCACTCGATCTCAACATCGCTGCGGCGCACGAGGCAGCGCGGCAGATACGGCTTCGCAATCTTGGCGGGATCATTGCGATCGATTTTGTTTCGCTTCGCGCGAAATCGCATGTGAAGCAACTTGAAGATGTCGTCCGCGGCGCTTTCGTGGGAGACCCCTGGAGTGTGCAATTCGGCGGGCTCTCGCGTTTTGGCGTGTATGAGCTCGCCCGCGCCCAGCTGCGGACGCCTCTGCATGAGCAAGTGCGTGACCACGATGGACGGCTCAGTGTTGAGACGGTGGCCCTGACGGCGTTGCGCGCGATAGAGCGTGAAGGTCGGTCGCAAACCGGCCGGCAGATCGCCTGTACGCTTGCGCCGGAAGTGAAGGCTTGGCTCGACACCGCCGAGATCGATTGGCGCGCGCAGCTCTCAAATCGCATCGGCATGCGATGGAGCATCGACGCCGCGCCTCGGGAAGCATTCTGGCCGCGGGACAAGATTGACGCGAGGGCGCTATGA
- a CDS encoding DNA gyrase inhibitor YacG — protein sequence MSKCAICGKPQDAKYRPFCSKRCADVDLNRWLSGGYSIPAAEEDDPDDESVIAPKGQD from the coding sequence ATGAGCAAGTGCGCTATTTGCGGCAAGCCGCAGGATGCAAAGTATCGGCCGTTTTGTTCAAAGCGCTGCGCGGATGTCGATCTCAATCGCTGGCTGAGCGGGGGCTATTCTATTCCCGCCGCCGAAGAGGACGATCCGGACGATGAAAGCGTGATCGCGCCCAAAGGCCAAGACTAG
- a CDS encoding exodeoxyribonuclease III — protein sequence MALKIAAWNVNSILARLPTALKVFEEVNADVWCLQEIKCEDPRFPRLEFEAMGFNIETFGQKSYNGVAILSKYRIEETIRGVPGLDHEHSRYIECVIAAPEGPVRAASIYAPNGNPIGTEKFEFKLKFMDALRAHLQSLLAHEERFVIAGDYNVIPREVDCHNPAVWTGDALFQPETRAAYRALLNLGLRDAYMQADAAAHRYTFWDYQAGAWQKDHGIRIDHLLLSPQAADQLDSVEIFKKARGLEKASDHVPIVATFH from the coding sequence ATGGCCCTAAAAATCGCCGCCTGGAACGTCAATTCGATCCTTGCCCGCCTGCCAACGGCGCTCAAGGTGTTCGAGGAGGTGAACGCGGACGTTTGGTGCCTCCAGGAGATAAAGTGCGAGGATCCGCGCTTTCCGCGCCTCGAATTTGAAGCCATGGGCTTCAACATCGAGACGTTCGGGCAGAAAAGCTACAATGGAGTTGCCATCCTCTCGAAGTATCGCATCGAAGAAACGATCCGAGGCGTCCCGGGACTGGACCACGAACATTCGCGTTACATCGAATGCGTGATCGCCGCACCCGAAGGCCCGGTGCGTGCGGCGTCAATTTACGCGCCAAACGGCAATCCGATCGGAACGGAAAAGTTCGAGTTCAAGCTGAAATTCATGGACGCCCTCCGCGCGCATCTGCAATCGCTCCTTGCGCACGAAGAGCGCTTTGTGATTGCCGGCGACTACAACGTCATTCCGCGCGAAGTCGATTGCCACAATCCCGCGGTCTGGACTGGCGACGCACTCTTCCAGCCCGAGACACGAGCCGCCTATCGTGCGCTACTCAATCTCGGCCTCCGCGACGCCTACATGCAAGCCGACGCCGCGGCGCATCGCTACACATTCTGGGATTACCAGGCCGGCGCGTGGCAAAAGGACCACGGCATCCGCATCGATCATCTGCTGCTATCACCGCAAGCGGCGGATCAATTGGACAGCGTCGAAATCTTCAAGAAGGCGCGTGGGCTTGAAAAAGCGTCAGACCACGTGCCGATCGTGGCGACCTTCCACTAG
- a CDS encoding nitroreductase — protein MNVDEALKTRISVRAFKPDPIPEALIREILEVARFAPSGGNLQPWRVIAVSGVERDAVIAIAKANLPGDEGERLVYPANLWDPYRTRRYKLGEDMYELLGIPRDNKVGRLMHLAQNFEFFGAPVGLFFVIDKAMGHGQWAHMGMFMQSVALAALERDVQSCMQEAWARMRTPLAVHFALGDHEMIYAGMALGRADMSKPVNSMRSDRAGVDEIATFRGF, from the coding sequence ATGAACGTCGATGAAGCACTGAAGACGCGCATCTCCGTGCGCGCGTTCAAGCCCGATCCGATTCCAGAAGCGCTAATCCGCGAGATCCTCGAAGTCGCCCGCTTCGCGCCATCCGGCGGCAATCTCCAACCTTGGCGCGTTATCGCTGTCTCCGGTGTTGAGCGAGACGCGGTCATCGCTATCGCAAAGGCCAATCTACCCGGTGACGAGGGCGAACGCCTCGTCTATCCGGCCAACCTCTGGGACCCCTATCGCACGCGGCGCTATAAGCTTGGCGAAGATATGTACGAACTGCTTGGCATCCCGCGCGACAACAAGGTTGGTCGCCTGATGCATTTAGCGCAGAACTTCGAATTCTTTGGCGCGCCTGTTGGTCTCTTCTTCGTCATCGACAAAGCCATGGGACACGGCCAGTGGGCGCACATGGGCATGTTCATGCAATCCGTGGCGCTCGCAGCGCTCGAACGCGACGTACAAAGTTGCATGCAGGAAGCTTGGGCGCGCATGAGAACGCCGCTTGCAGTACACTTTGCACTCGGCGATCACGAGATGATCTATGCGGGCATGGCGCTTGGCCGCGCTGACATGAGCAAGCCCGTCAACAGCATGCGAAGCGATCGCGCCGGTGTCGACGAGATAGCCACCTTCAGAGGCTTCTAG
- a CDS encoding tetratricopeptide repeat protein, with the protein MRRQLLGLMFGARSKLDKGLDAFERREWKKSRKLLEDALQAEPRPSGFYHLGVLYWRGLGGAVDKAAAADCFERGAEFGHPGAQTAYGIALRSGVGVTKNNEEARNQFRSAAGAGDREAMVQLATMSEPEDARRWLMRASELGYAPAMMHLSDFLMQRDPVEALSWLYAAVTLSADDASRKRAGALAAEMSAAEIEQAQKYGREYAREIRDKTQGRK; encoded by the coding sequence TTGCGGCGTCAGCTTCTCGGTCTGATGTTCGGCGCTCGCTCCAAACTCGACAAAGGCCTCGACGCATTCGAGCGGCGCGAGTGGAAAAAATCGCGCAAGCTTCTTGAAGACGCGTTGCAGGCAGAACCTCGTCCCTCCGGCTTCTATCATCTGGGCGTCCTCTATTGGCGCGGGCTCGGCGGCGCTGTCGATAAAGCTGCCGCGGCGGACTGCTTCGAACGCGGCGCGGAATTCGGTCACCCCGGTGCGCAGACCGCCTATGGCATCGCTCTGCGATCTGGTGTCGGGGTTACAAAAAACAACGAAGAAGCACGGAACCAATTTCGCTCTGCGGCAGGCGCGGGTGATCGCGAAGCGATGGTGCAACTGGCGACCATGAGTGAACCGGAGGATGCACGCCGCTGGCTCATGCGCGCCTCCGAACTCGGGTACGCACCGGCGATGATGCATCTTTCGGACTTCTTGATGCAACGCGACCCGGTCGAGGCGCTCTCTTGGCTCTACGCAGCCGTCACGCTTTCCGCTGACGACGCATCGCGCAAACGCGCCGGCGCACTCGCAGCGGAGATGAGCGCAGCCGAGATCGAGCAAGCGCAAAAATACGGACGCGAATATGCGCGCGAGATCAGAGATAAAACCCAGGGGCGGAAATGA
- a CDS encoding HesB/IscA family protein, whose translation MADVALSASAAERIKSVVTGEPAGAGLRVAVEGGGCSGFQYEIGVAGAPNPDDLVIERDGARLFVDPVSLPFLLGSEVDWVDELIGASFKVKNPNATSSCGCGVSFSV comes from the coding sequence ATGGCTGACGTCGCCCTTTCCGCATCCGCCGCCGAGCGGATCAAATCCGTGGTCACCGGCGAGCCCGCTGGCGCAGGCCTGCGCGTCGCAGTCGAAGGTGGCGGCTGCTCGGGCTTTCAGTACGAGATTGGCGTCGCAGGCGCCCCCAACCCTGACGACCTCGTCATAGAACGCGACGGCGCTCGCTTGTTCGTCGACCCGGTGTCATTGCCCTTTCTCCTGGGATCCGAAGTCGACTGGGTAGATGAACTCATTGGCGCTTCGTTCAAGGTCAAGAATCCCAACGCGACATCCAGTTGCGGTTGCGGCGTCAGCTTCTCGGTCTGA
- a CDS encoding deoxyguanosinetriphosphate triphosphohydrolase, with the protein MLKTAPPFVRPPRAPYATDPARSRGRLHEEPDSKTRTPFERDRDRIVHSSAFRRLRGKTQVFVAHEGDHYRTRLTHSLEVAQIARSVARVMGLDDDLAETLGIAHDLGHPPFGHTGEDVLDACMEGFQGFDHNAQTLRVLTKLERKYPLFDGLNLTWETLEGVVKHNGPLIRFGATLHDLPVAIQEYNSTHDLELESWPSLEAQVAAHADDVAYNNHDIDDGLRAGLFSLAELREEVPMVDRVLLTVERDHPGVDEFRTSAETVRRLIGVWIDDLMWESGNRITAAKPKSVEDVRAAGKPLIGFSDEMNEHQAVLRRFLMARMYRHWKVNRSRSHAKRIIRQLFDLFIAEPELLPPAWQEGGDGPRGQRTGRRVCDYIAGMTDDFAIEEHRRLFRLDR; encoded by the coding sequence GTGCTCAAAACGGCGCCGCCCTTCGTGCGTCCGCCGCGCGCCCCTTATGCCACCGATCCGGCCCGCTCGCGCGGCCGACTTCATGAAGAACCGGACAGCAAGACGCGGACGCCGTTCGAGCGAGACCGTGACCGCATCGTGCATTCCTCGGCCTTTCGTCGCCTGCGCGGCAAGACGCAGGTGTTCGTGGCCCACGAGGGCGACCATTACCGCACGCGGCTTACCCATTCACTGGAGGTGGCGCAGATCGCGCGCAGCGTGGCGCGCGTCATGGGCCTCGATGATGACCTGGCGGAGACGCTGGGCATTGCGCACGATCTGGGTCACCCGCCATTCGGACATACCGGCGAAGACGTGCTCGACGCCTGTATGGAGGGTTTCCAGGGCTTCGATCACAACGCCCAAACCTTGCGCGTGCTGACGAAGCTTGAGCGCAAATACCCGCTCTTCGATGGCCTCAATCTTACGTGGGAAACGCTGGAAGGTGTTGTCAAACACAACGGACCGCTGATCCGATTCGGCGCGACGTTACACGATCTTCCCGTCGCAATTCAGGAATACAATTCCACGCACGATCTTGAGCTGGAATCGTGGCCGAGCCTGGAGGCGCAGGTCGCGGCTCACGCGGACGATGTCGCCTACAACAACCACGATATCGATGATGGCCTTCGCGCCGGGCTCTTTTCGCTGGCAGAGCTCCGCGAAGAGGTGCCGATGGTGGATCGTGTGCTGCTGACGGTTGAGCGCGATCATCCGGGCGTCGATGAATTTCGGACTTCAGCCGAGACCGTGCGCCGCCTGATCGGCGTTTGGATCGACGATTTGATGTGGGAGTCCGGAAATCGCATCACGGCTGCTAAGCCCAAAAGCGTCGAAGACGTGCGCGCCGCGGGCAAGCCGCTGATTGGCTTTTCGGACGAGATGAATGAGCACCAAGCCGTGCTCCGCCGTTTCTTGATGGCGCGCATGTATCGGCACTGGAAGGTCAATCGCTCGCGCAGCCACGCCAAGCGGATCATCCGCCAGCTTTTCGATCTCTTCATCGCGGAACCGGAACTCTTGCCACCAGCATGGCAGGAAGGCGGCGATGGTCCGCGCGGACAGCGTACGGGCCGGCGCGTTTGCGATTACATCGCCGGTATGACTGACGATTTCGCAATAGAAGAGCATCGGCGCCTGTTCCGTCTCGATCGCTAA
- a CDS encoding SPOR domain-containing protein has protein sequence MSRSYDPRMHAYDDQSRHAGVLYVLMIVIAVAFGGFLWQLYSAPEVPRITAQAGPYKIEPPPEAPPATTLVETAPAPVDAALAEAQTPMVELNPQVDAPSMPTFATNGRFVAQLAALQSEASVEPSWRRFASRAPNLFAGAHMDVQRADLGARGVYHRLRAGYFATSDDATLFCERIRQMGQDCIVAAR, from the coding sequence GTGAGCAGAAGTTACGATCCGCGTATGCACGCATATGACGACCAGTCTCGTCATGCGGGTGTGCTGTACGTGCTGATGATCGTCATCGCTGTGGCGTTCGGCGGTTTCCTTTGGCAGCTCTACAGCGCACCGGAAGTGCCCCGCATCACTGCTCAGGCAGGGCCCTACAAGATCGAGCCGCCGCCGGAGGCGCCGCCAGCGACAACGCTTGTGGAAACCGCGCCTGCGCCAGTCGATGCTGCCTTGGCCGAGGCGCAAACACCGATGGTTGAACTCAATCCGCAGGTCGACGCCCCTTCGATGCCGACTTTTGCAACCAATGGCCGCTTCGTGGCGCAACTCGCGGCGCTTCAGTCAGAGGCGTCGGTCGAGCCATCTTGGCGGCGCTTTGCGTCACGGGCGCCGAACTTGTTCGCGGGCGCTCATATGGACGTGCAGCGCGCCGATCTTGGCGCCCGCGGCGTCTACCACCGCCTGCGCGCCGGTTATTTCGCCACCAGTGACGACGCGACACTGTTCTGCGAGCGGATACGGCAAATGGGCCAGGACTGTATCGTCGCGGCGCGTTAG
- the nagZ gene encoding beta-N-acetylhexosaminidase yields MLSCLLGLRQPKLDAETRAFFRDACPWGFIVFREACVSREQLRALCADLRDTVGHDAIVWIDQEGGRVARLKAPEWPTWPAAGKFGEIYAKQKDAGLEAAYLGYRLIAHELRDAGLDGDFAPVLDVPVEGSDKIVGDRAFSADPKIVALLARAALNGLHDGSVAGCIKHMPGHGRATADSHLALPKVGAQEIDLANDVLPFTELADAEAAMTAHIVFKAWDPDRPATCSPVVIDEIIRKRIGFQGMLMSDDLDMHALQYALNGGLKERAEAAVGAGCDVVLQCSGVLKEMQTTAAGCRELAGLPLVRARAVEAFAKRPPREFDAGAGWARFKQLMADFAPA; encoded by the coding sequence ATGCTTTCGTGTCTTCTCGGTCTCCGCCAGCCCAAGCTCGATGCGGAGACGCGCGCATTCTTTCGGGACGCGTGTCCTTGGGGCTTCATTGTTTTTCGCGAGGCGTGCGTCTCGCGCGAGCAGCTACGTGCGCTCTGCGCCGATCTTCGCGACACGGTTGGTCACGACGCGATTGTTTGGATCGATCAAGAGGGCGGCCGTGTTGCGCGACTGAAGGCGCCGGAGTGGCCAACTTGGCCTGCCGCTGGAAAGTTTGGTGAAATCTACGCCAAGCAGAAAGACGCCGGTCTGGAGGCGGCTTATCTTGGCTACAGGCTGATCGCACACGAACTGCGTGACGCTGGTCTCGATGGCGATTTTGCACCGGTGCTCGATGTGCCGGTTGAAGGTTCCGACAAGATCGTTGGCGATCGCGCTTTCTCTGCAGATCCTAAGATCGTTGCGCTGTTGGCGCGTGCTGCCCTCAACGGCCTTCATGACGGCAGCGTCGCGGGCTGCATCAAGCACATGCCCGGTCACGGTCGCGCGACCGCCGATAGCCACTTGGCGTTGCCGAAGGTCGGCGCCCAGGAGATCGACCTCGCCAACGACGTCCTGCCATTCACGGAACTCGCTGATGCCGAGGCCGCTATGACTGCGCACATAGTGTTCAAGGCATGGGACCCCGATCGGCCGGCGACATGCTCGCCTGTCGTAATTGATGAGATCATCCGTAAGCGCATCGGTTTTCAAGGCATGCTGATGAGCGATGATTTGGACATGCATGCCCTGCAGTACGCTCTGAACGGCGGGCTCAAGGAACGCGCTGAAGCAGCTGTTGGGGCCGGATGCGATGTGGTCCTCCAGTGTTCCGGCGTTCTGAAGGAGATGCAGACCACGGCGGCAGGTTGCCGTGAACTTGCCGGCCTGCCGCTGGTTCGCGCGCGCGCTGTAGAAGCTTTCGCAAAACGCCCACCGCGCGAGTTCGATGCGGGGGCAGGCTGGGCTCGATTCAAGCAGTTGATGGCTGATTTCGCGCCAGCGTGA
- a CDS encoding segregation and condensation protein A, whose protein sequence is MSEDAENLELDLGAAEEAEGREALLLALDAFEGPLHLLLELARTRKIDIAKISVGEIADQYLAFIEEARAHDMEIAGDYLVMAAWLALIKSRMLIPKPQLPADEPDPLELEEALRLKLMNLATARAAAKKLEELPQLGRDVFLNGQPQPTVLTKQIVWRADLYELLNAYCAERSKSVRKRAYRTFVRRAYPLETARKKLEQALARLEEWRAIDAVAQATDTGPDAPPPESYLASTFGAALELAREHKLELRQAEAFAPLFLRARAVQSGRTE, encoded by the coding sequence GTGAGCGAAGACGCGGAAAATCTCGAACTAGACCTCGGCGCCGCCGAGGAGGCGGAAGGGCGCGAGGCCCTTTTGCTTGCGCTCGATGCGTTCGAAGGACCGCTGCATCTGCTGCTGGAACTTGCGCGTACGCGCAAGATCGACATTGCGAAGATTTCGGTTGGCGAGATTGCCGATCAGTACTTGGCGTTCATCGAAGAAGCGCGCGCGCACGACATGGAGATCGCTGGCGACTATCTGGTGATGGCCGCTTGGTTGGCGCTCATTAAGTCGCGAATGTTGATCCCGAAGCCGCAGCTGCCGGCCGATGAACCCGATCCATTGGAGCTTGAAGAGGCTCTACGCCTCAAGCTGATGAATTTGGCAACGGCGCGCGCTGCCGCGAAGAAGCTCGAAGAATTGCCACAACTCGGCCGAGACGTATTCCTCAACGGCCAGCCACAACCGACTGTGCTCACCAAACAAATCGTCTGGCGCGCGGATCTTTATGAATTGTTGAATGCGTATTGCGCCGAGCGTTCAAAGAGCGTCCGCAAGCGCGCCTACCGCACGTTCGTTCGCCGCGCCTACCCATTGGAAACGGCGCGCAAGAAACTCGAACAAGCGCTGGCAAGACTTGAGGAATGGCGTGCCATCGACGCGGTGGCGCAAGCGACCGACACTGGCCCCGATGCACCGCCGCCCGAGAGCTATTTGGCGTCGACGTTCGGCGCGGCGCTCGAATTGGCGCGCGAGCATAAACTTGAATTGCGTCAGGCGGAGGCCTTCGCGCCGCTGTTCTTAAGGGCGCGCGCCGTTCAGAGTGGACGCACAGAATGA
- the scpB gene encoding SMC-Scp complex subunit ScpB produces MTAENDPPLADTMRRIEDAFSEGGEERVRAQPSADAIRAAEALLFAGGEPITAKALGEKLGPAVDVAAVLMKLKGDYADRGVQLVEAGGAWRFQSAPDLGALFAETREAPRKLPKAAMETLAVVAYHQPVTRAEIEDIRGVSLSRGSMELLLEIGWIRPRGRRRTPGRPLTFGTSDAFLSQFGLASLDALPGKDDLKALGLLDPRAAGAIDVPRPTEDMASDEEPLSPGDDAASFFVDHLEDE; encoded by the coding sequence ATGACGGCCGAGAACGATCCACCGCTAGCGGACACGATGCGCCGTATCGAAGATGCTTTCTCAGAAGGCGGCGAGGAGCGCGTGCGTGCGCAGCCGAGCGCCGATGCAATCCGTGCCGCAGAAGCTTTGTTGTTCGCCGGCGGAGAGCCGATCACGGCGAAAGCCTTGGGTGAGAAGCTGGGCCCCGCCGTCGACGTGGCCGCCGTGCTGATGAAGTTGAAGGGCGATTACGCAGACCGCGGCGTTCAATTGGTCGAGGCGGGGGGCGCGTGGCGCTTCCAGTCCGCGCCCGATCTTGGAGCCCTCTTTGCTGAGACACGTGAGGCGCCTCGCAAGCTTCCGAAAGCCGCGATGGAGACGTTGGCGGTTGTTGCATACCACCAACCGGTCACGCGGGCGGAAATCGAGGACATTCGGGGGGTAAGCCTCTCTCGCGGCTCGATGGAATTGCTTCTGGAGATCGGCTGGATTCGGCCACGCGGCCGCCGCCGGACGCCCGGCCGGCCGCTGACCTTCGGCACATCGGACGCGTTCCTTAGCCAGTTTGGCCTAGCCTCGCTTGACGCCCTCCCGGGCAAGGACGATTTGAAGGCCCTGGGCCTTCTCGATCCCCGGGCGGCGGGAGCCATTGACGTTCCGCGCCCAACCGAGGACATGGCCAGCGACGAAGAACCACTGTCGCCAGGTGACGACGCGGCAAGCTTTTTCGTGGATCATCTGGAAGACGAATAA
- a CDS encoding Sec-independent protein translocase TatA, with translation MHMPGLIPLLIVLGLAFLLFSRPGRISSLMEDLGKGISGFRKGLSEGDKPPAQEPPPAQVRDQSTNGDRAQ, from the coding sequence ATGCATATGCCTGGCCTTATTCCGCTCCTCATCGTGCTGGGGCTGGCCTTCCTGCTGTTCAGCCGTCCGGGCCGCATTTCGAGCCTGATGGAAGATCTCGGCAAAGGTATCTCCGGCTTCCGCAAGGGTCTGAGCGAGGGCGACAAGCCGCCCGCGCAAGAGCCGCCGCCAGCCCAGGTGCGCGACCAGTCCACCAACGGAGACCGCGCGCAATAA
- the tatC gene encoding twin-arginine translocase subunit TatC, whose protein sequence is MTASAQKKTNNEDEIEASRAPLMDHLIELRDRLMRALLCVIVGVVICFFFADQLFLFLVQPFQAAMAAQDPDAAGQAVELINTGAFGFFSVKMQIALFGGIVLAFPVIAWQAYAFIAPGLYRQERAAAAPFLIAAPVMFALGASFVFYFAMPYALQFALSQQVTSGPVHVRYLPKVEEYMGLVTTLVLAFGLMFQLPVVLSLLGRIGIVSASLLRSGRRYAIVGIAAFAALVTPNDVVSMFVMAAPVYALYEISIWIVAAIEANRARREKAEAAAAVQPPAP, encoded by the coding sequence GTGACGGCGTCGGCGCAGAAAAAAACCAACAACGAAGATGAAATCGAGGCGTCGCGTGCGCCGTTGATGGATCATCTGATCGAGCTTCGTGACAGGCTGATGCGCGCGCTGCTGTGCGTCATCGTTGGCGTCGTCATCTGCTTTTTCTTTGCCGATCAGCTGTTCTTGTTCTTGGTGCAGCCGTTCCAAGCGGCGATGGCGGCGCAAGATCCCGATGCCGCCGGGCAGGCCGTGGAACTCATCAATACCGGTGCATTTGGCTTCTTCTCGGTGAAGATGCAGATCGCGCTTTTTGGCGGCATCGTGCTGGCGTTTCCTGTGATCGCCTGGCAAGCCTACGCGTTCATTGCGCCTGGGCTCTATCGCCAAGAGCGTGCGGCGGCCGCGCCATTTCTCATTGCCGCTCCGGTGATGTTCGCGCTCGGCGCGTCATTCGTGTTCTATTTTGCGATGCCTTACGCGCTGCAGTTTGCGCTGAGCCAGCAAGTGACGAGCGGGCCGGTGCATGTCCGGTATTTGCCGAAGGTCGAAGAATATATGGGGCTGGTCACCACCTTGGTGCTGGCGTTCGGCCTCATGTTCCAATTGCCGGTGGTGCTCTCGCTGCTGGGGCGCATTGGCATTGTGTCGGCGTCGTTGCTGCGGAGCGGGCGCCGGTACGCGATCGTGGGCATTGCAGCCTTCGCGGCGTTGGTGACGCCCAACGATGTCGTGTCCATGTTCGTCATGGCGGCGCCGGTCTATGCGCTTTACGAAATTTCGATCTGGATCGTGGCCGCGATAGAAGCCAATCGCGCGCGCCGTGAAAAAGCCGAGGCCGCGGCGGCAGTGCAGCCGCCCGCCCCGTAG